From the Apteryx mantelli isolate bAptMan1 chromosome 29, bAptMan1.hap1, whole genome shotgun sequence genome, the window CCGGGGAGCCGTCCGCCCTGCCCCTGCGAGCCCCCGACATCCTGCCCTTGCTGGACCTGGCCGCCCGCTACCGCCGCAGCCCCTCGCACCCCGCCACCCTGCCCCAGGAGCTGCCCTGCGCCCTCATCTGCTTGCGGCTCCTCGTGGCCTTCGCCAGCGACGCCGGGGACCTGTGGGTGCTGCTGAGCACGGCTGGGACCCCCCACCTGCCCGTGACGGCCTGCGGCACGGCCGCCTCCGAGCTCCACGGCGGGCTGCGCGCCCCGgtgctgcggctgctgcgggactgcctgccgccggccccgccgagccccgcggccctggggctgctggggctgcagcaccgCGCCGGCGGCGCCAACGGGGCGGATGGCGTGTGCTTCAACGTCCTGCTGAGCGTCccggccggcggccccggcgctggcCCCCCCGAGCTGCACGGCCCCGCTTTCCGCTGGTGGCGAGTGGAGGAGGAGGGCCTGAAGGGCAGGATCGTGCAGCGGC encodes:
- the NUDT18 gene encoding 8-oxo-dGDP phosphatase NUDT18 encodes the protein MAEAPAAELDAVLSGGAWDVAERYDCCPRPAGPARLRRNACYVVLAVLFNERDEVLLTQEAKPECRGKWYLPAGRMEPGETIVAAVRREVREETGLECEPLTLLALEERGPAWIRFVFLARPTGGTLKTLQDADAESLQATWWAGEPSALPLRAPDILPLLDLAARYRRSPSHPATLPQELPCALICLRLLVAFASDAGDLWVLLSTAGTPHLPVTACGTAASELHGGLRAPVLRLLRDCLPPAPPSPAALGLLGLQHRAGGANGADGVCFNVLLSVPAGGPGAGPPELHGPAFRWWRVEEEGLKGRIVQRLRAAAVVPVYS